The genomic stretch CAGGGCGAATAAAAATCCGCCCATGATCATTCCCATGGGCAGATGCGTCATGGGAGGATGCAACGGATGGTTGAAACCGACCTTTGCCAATAGTTGATAAATGGATTCAATCATTTTATTTTCCCCTCTCGCAACACGGCGCTTCGCCCTGATATCAGCCGGATATCCATGCCCTAAGTTGAGCGTTTAGGTGTGCAATTGCAATCAGCCCGGGCTGCACGCCGTCAGCTTTTTTTTATTGAAACCCTTAATTTAAGAAAGTCATATAAAATCTAAACATCCCGATGCGTTTTCGCAAGTATCGAAGCCTCTATCTCAAGCAACTTCGAATGGTTACACAAATCATACCGGCGCAGACCCCGGCGTGAGACAGCCTAAAGGCGTCACCGCTAGTGCAGGGTCGACACTGCCCGCATGGCAAGATCGATCACCAATCGCGGGTAGAGGCCGCCGCCAACCATCACGATGATGAGAAATACGGATGTGATCTTCAGGGATCCGCTCAGCGGCAAAGGTTCCTGTCCTTGTTCAGGATCGAGAAAGTAGGCGGCTTTCAGTATCTGCAGATAGTAGTACAAGGAAATGACCACATTGATCATGGCGATCAGCACCAGGTAAAAGCGCCCCGCCTGCATCGCCGCAAAAAACATCATCAATTTTCCGGTAAATCCTATGGTGGGTGGTATCCCGGCCAGGCCGAACAGCGCAAGCAAAAGCGCCAGGGCCAATACCGGCGCCCGTTGATGTAACCCGGCAAGATGTCGCAGCTCGATGTTGCGTCCATCACCGCTGACGGCCACCACGACCATAAAGCAGGTGAATTTCATGGCCAGCAGGGCAAGGGCATAGAAGACGACACTGGCCTGGCCCAGTGCGTTCATGCTCGATATGCCGATCAGGGCGTAGCCGGCATGCGCGATACTGGAGAAGGCCAGCATGCGCTTGAGATCCTTCTGGACAATGGCACACAGGTTGCCGATGGTCATGGAGGCGATGGAGAGCACGATTAAATAAAAGACCATCTCTTCACCTGCATGGGCAAGCGCAGCCACGAACCGGAGAAGCACCGCCATAGCAGCTACCTTGGACGTGGTCGCGATATAGGCGGCGACCTG from Deltaproteobacteria bacterium encodes the following:
- a CDS encoding NADH-quinone oxidoreductase subunit N, giving the protein MNSLIPFLPEIYGLLMVMVFFMRSLARPDSRTNHLLAVGLAAVGVVICTATFGRTVDLFGATYRVDLFAQVIKTLLFLGFFLVTLLCRNLADIPEKRHAEFYLLLTTSTLAMMLLVSSIHLITLYVALELSSYSLYILVYLRRGRQKGLEASLKYFIIGALSSAVTLFGFACIYGATHTASISEWGRMLPLHAHDGILLTGVILSLSGFLFKLAVFPFHFWAPDVYEGAANQVAAYIATTSKVAAMAVLLRFVAALAHAGEEMVFYLIVLSIASMTIGNLCAIVQKDLKRMLAFSSIAHAGYALIGISSMNALGQASVVFYALALLAMKFTCFMVVVAVSGDGRNIELRHLAGLHQRAPVLALALLLALFGLAGIPPTIGFTGKLMMFFAAMQAGRFYLVLIAMINVVISLYYYLQILKAAYFLDPEQGQEPLPLSGSLKITSVFLIIVMVGGGLYPRLVIDLAMRAVSTLH